From Deltaproteobacteria bacterium:
TCGACGAACTTAGGTTAACCGTCACGCCGTCCATGTCGGCTTCACGATTTAGCTCAAGCGTTAGCTCAGGATACGTGGCGTCGCCATCTCCTGGTTCTAGAAAAATAATAGCGGGCCCAAAGTCTGTTAGGTAGGCTGCCGATAAACCGTTAAAGCTCACATCATCCTCAGCCCGAGGCTCAAGCTTGTAATCACCATTGGCATAGCGAAGAAGGCCAACCAGAGTGAGTGAATCCCCAACCTCAACACCTTCAATGGCATAGAAGAGGTCGTTGACGCGCAATCCATCGAGTAAAAACTCACCGTTGGGATCTTGGTCGCCAGGGCCCGCAGGAGCCGTGGTTGCGGTAACAGCACCGGTTACTGAAATAAGTACGGCCTCGTGAGCCGCTGCATCTGCTGCGCCAGTCATCACATCGGCAGGCTCGACAACTACAGGTTCAGGAATCGCCTGACCTTGTGCAAGAACATCAATTCCCGACACTCCGCTTAACTGGATCTGGCCATAATAACTCGAGACCGTGGCATCGATGCGAATCGAATCACCCACGACAACTGCAGCGGTGTTATCAACTTGCGAAGCAGACATGTAAACATAGATACCGCTGTTTAGGACACCTTGTTCCGCGTCCCAATCGGCCTCAGCAACTTGTAGAAAGAATCGGCTTTCAATTGTTGCAGTAACCACGCCCGTAACAGAGACCTGGCTGCCTTCTGCAACCTCACCAGTTTTAACTTCATAAATCGATGCAGGACATCCTGCGCCCGCTGGGTTAGCAGCTTCTGGACAAGGGTCACAAACATCTCCGATGTCATCACCATCTGCATCTGCTTGGTCGGCATTACTCATAGACGGACAGTTATCTACAAGATTTGCCACACCATCGTTATCGCGGTCGTTGGGGTCCGGTGTGGAGCAATCTTCGGTGTCTGCATCCATCGGACAGGGGTCACAGACATCTCCAAGACCATCCATATCAAAATCGGCCTGTGTGCCGTCATCCAGTGGACGAATAGGGTTAAAAATAGAGGGACAATTGTCCGCATCTCCTTCTAAGCCATCCCCGTCAGGATCTGCTGCAGTCACCACACCGGTGTATTCACCGACACGAGCAGGTACACAGCTGGGTTCATCGGCCGGAGCATCACAATGGAAAAGTGGATAAGACTCGCTGTTGACTCCAGCTAAGGAAGTATAAGTCTTACCGGTATCTTGGTTTAAGCAAACACTTCGTGGATTACCACAAACGTCGCCGGGAATGGTTTCACAGGTGTTGTTACCTTGAAGTGAAGCGACCGCTTCCATCACCGGTGTATCGCCGTAGAGCAATTCGCCGCCGCGCATAACCAAGTGTACATCTGCAGCTCTCGCCTTTACAACAGCCTCAAATGGGTCTTCAATATCGCGGCCATCGTAAATTGAGATATCCGCTTTAAGGCCAGCTCGTAGAGCTCCAAGCACATCGTCAATGGCCATCGCTCCAGCAGAACCACCTGTCGCCATGTCCCAAAGAGCACGGTAACTAAAGTAACCACCAAATTGGTTTTGGTTCAGGTACGAGGCGCACTCTAATTCTCGAAGCATGTTCATGGAACCCGTAAGCATCCAGTCGGTACCCATACCCATACGTACGCCTTGCTGAGCAAGCATCGTAACAGGAGCGGTATTACCATAAAGCGAAATGTTAGAACGGGGTGACCAAATAACGCTGGTGCCATTCGATGCAAGCTCACTGCCATCCATGGCTAAGAGAGCAATACTATGAATAAAGGCGCCATTGGCCTCGGTCACATCCACGCCACCTCGAGCAGTTGAACTGATGCATAGAAATTCGTTGCGTGCTTCCGCATCGATACCTTCACTTACGTGCGGTGACCAACTGTCTTCCGACAATACGTTTTCACCAGGCAAATTGGGATAAGCACAGTTGTCGGAAATAAGACCTCCAGACGAGTCGCCCAGAGGAAAAGTGGACGAATCAACATCGTTTTGTCCGATGGCACCCATGTCAGCAACTAAATCGAGGTTACGTAGTAATCCTGTTGCACTGCCTGAACCGGCCAATGAAGTGGTACCCGACATCAGCTGACGAAGCTCGCCCCAAATCTTTTGGTCGCCGCCTGCACTGTTGCCGGCTGAGATTTTAGTATGACCACGTAAGCCCTTACGCCAGTCATGGCGGTGCTCATAGCGCTCGTCGCCCCAGCTTGCTGGATACTTCTGAATCCAACCGATGTGATCATGGGCATTGATAAGCCCCGGTGAAATCACGCTGGACGGGCAAACGATTTCGGTGACGACACCTTCAGATGCAGCGTCGCAATCGCAGCCAACGCAGGTAATATCTCCTGAACCATTGATCACGACGGTACCGCCCTCATAAACAGCATCGGCGCCTAAAACCCGTCCACGCAAATGGGTGTGCACGCTGTTGCCAGCTCCAGCATTGGTCGAGAGGTCAACCACTTCGCAGCCCTGAATTTCAGGAAGCGCTTGGGCACATTCAATAACTTCGTAATCATCTGTTGATGAGCCCGATGGGTCTGCTGGGTCACTTGCATCGGAGGCCTCACTTGCGTCCGCTACGTCCGAAGCATCACTGGCGTCGGCCGCGTCACTCGCATCTGACGCATCACTGTTGTCTGACGCTTCTGAGGCATCAGAGTCATTACCATCATCATCACCACTGCAAGCCACACCCGTCAAAGCAAATGCACAGACGTAAATGAGTATTAGAATTCTTGACCCAACCAACGACTTCATCGTCCAACTCCCAAATGACCTTGCATCGCGCCAGGTCTGATTCAATTCTTAAAAATGCCGCAGTGCGTCTAGCTTGGTGGCCCAATCACAAAAGCAGCAACGGGCTATCCTATACCGATAAACAAAATTAAAAAACTACTAGAAGCTAATTTGCCAGCAATTGACATCAGAGTTGCGAGTTTGCACATTCCTCCCATGAAATTGTTATGGCTTCTCACGCTCACCTTTGGTGTTCCAAACTCGCTGGCAAATGACCCCGTTCAAGTCTTAAATCAGCTCTCTCATGCATCACCCGCGATTCGCGCACAGGCTGCTCAGAGCTACGGTAAAGGCTGTCGTGACCGAAAACTGCGTCGCCCGTTTAGACGAGAACGCAGTGCTCCGGCTGCTTTTAAAAAAGCGAGTATGGACTCAGATGCAAAAGTTCGAAAAGCATCCGTCGAGATGGCTATCTGCTTCGGGCCTGAAAAATCTGCCCACGATCTTCAGACACTGATCCATGATGGCGATCCGCAGGTCTCTCTTGCCGCGATGACTCAATTGGCACATTTCGAACACTCTTCCGGTGTTGGCCCCTTGGTCAAATGGCTGAGCGCTCAACGCGAAAAATGCCTGGGCACCGAAGAGAAGCTACGCGAAAGATGTGTATTCAGCGCGTATGCCATTGGCCAAGCCGCACAACACGGTCCTGCAGATAGCCTCTACAAACGACAAGCCGTCGAGGCCCTCATCCCACTGCTGGAATCCGCTCACCCAAAAACTCGGGAGGTCAGCGCGGTCGCTTTATCTTTTACTGGGGACTCCCGTGAGGTCCCAGTTCTCTCCAAGCTCTTGGTCGCCGAGGAGCGAGGTCGATTTGACCCAGCCAACCCAGACGAAGTACTCGAGCATTTTAAGGCCCTTATCGCCAAACTGAAAATGGTATCGTCAAAGTGACTCTTCTATCGTTATGGGAAATCGGTGTGCTCGCGATGGTTCTGGGTGTAGCCGTCTCTATTATTCGCCATACCTTGGTTTATGGTATTTCACCGATGCCCAGCTCTCACGCCGTTCGCCGCGAACTCATCAAGCATCTCCCACCACTTGAGTCTGGCGAAATCTTCGAGCTTGGCTCTGGGTTTGGCACTCTGGCCATTCCCTTGGCCAAGCATTACCCGCATCTACAGGTGACGGGCTTTGAAATATCACCTATTCCTTGGTCCATTGCCGTTATCCGAACGCGTCTACTTGGTATCAAGAACCTACGCTTTGAGCGCTCCGACTTCTTGAAAGCTGACCTGAGCCCGGCGAAATTATTCGTAAGCTACCTCTACCCTGGGGGGATGACTAAAATAGCTGAGTGTTTACAGTCTCTTGGGCCAGGTCAACGATACCTCTTAAGCCACACATTTGCGCTTCCAGGCCACGAACCTATGGCCAATAGCCGTGCCAGCGACCTCTACAAGTCACCTATTTACCTTTATCAACTTCCTGCACCAACCACGTGCACACCCTCTGGTGAAGCTTAAATCTTTGTGCGATAAGCCGAGCGCCGGAAATACGTTATGATCAGTGTAAGCCAACTCACCAAAACCTACGGGGAACACATTCTCTTTGAGAATGTTACCATCACGTTCTCTCCAGGGCGCTGCTACGGCATCGTGGGAGCCAATGGCTCAGGGAAATCTACATTTTTAAAGATTCTCACTGCGGAAGAAGACTACTCAACCGGCGAACGCATCGTCGCCAATACCTGCCGCCTTGGTTTTTTAAGGCAAGACCGGTTTCGGTCACTCGAACAAAGTATTCTCGATGT
This genomic window contains:
- a CDS encoding amidohydrolase family protein, which codes for MKSLVGSRILILIYVCAFALTGVACSGDDDGNDSDASEASDNSDASDASDAADASDASDVADASEASDASDPADPSGSSTDDYEVIECAQALPEIQGCEVVDLSTNAGAGNSVHTHLRGRVLGADAVYEGGTVVINGSGDITCVGCDCDAASEGVVTEIVCPSSVISPGLINAHDHIGWIQKYPASWGDERYEHRHDWRKGLRGHTKISAGNSAGGDQKIWGELRQLMSGTTSLAGSGSATGLLRNLDLVADMGAIGQNDVDSSTFPLGDSSGGLISDNCAYPNLPGENVLSEDSWSPHVSEGIDAEARNEFLCISSTARGGVDVTEANGAFIHSIALLAMDGSELASNGTSVIWSPRSNISLYGNTAPVTMLAQQGVRMGMGTDWMLTGSMNMLRELECASYLNQNQFGGYFSYRALWDMATGGSAGAMAIDDVLGALRAGLKADISIYDGRDIEDPFEAVVKARAADVHLVMRGGELLYGDTPVMEAVASLQGNNTCETIPGDVCGNPRSVCLNQDTGKTYTSLAGVNSESYPLFHCDAPADEPSCVPARVGEYTGVVTAADPDGDGLEGDADNCPSIFNPIRPLDDGTQADFDMDGLGDVCDPCPMDADTEDCSTPDPNDRDNDGVANLVDNCPSMSNADQADADGDDIGDVCDPCPEAANPAGAGCPASIYEVKTGEVAEGSQVSVTGVVTATIESRFFLQVAEADWDAEQGVLNSGIYVYMSASQVDNTAAVVVGDSIRIDATVSSYYGQIQLSGVSGIDVLAQGQAIPEPVVVEPADVMTGAADAAAHEAVLISVTGAVTATTAPAGPGDQDPNGEFLLDGLRVNDLFYAIEGVEVGDSLTLVGLLRYANGDYKLEPRAEDDVSFNGLSAAYLTDFGPAIIFLEPGDGDATYPELTLELNREADMDGVTVNLSSSNSALATVPATVVIAEGQSSVVVPVTGVVASDEPVTLTATLGEVSLTATANVLSADRYAFVESAEPASILIAPNGSAEITVTLDTPAQSTGSTVYMWSENSLVSVAEEAVIEAFGTETVVTIEAGEVAGNTEVYLGTTKGNLVTVDVEV
- a CDS encoding HEAT repeat domain-containing protein, translated to MKLLWLLTLTFGVPNSLANDPVQVLNQLSHASPAIRAQAAQSYGKGCRDRKLRRPFRRERSAPAAFKKASMDSDAKVRKASVEMAICFGPEKSAHDLQTLIHDGDPQVSLAAMTQLAHFEHSSGVGPLVKWLSAQREKCLGTEEKLRERCVFSAYAIGQAAQHGPADSLYKRQAVEALIPLLESAHPKTREVSAVALSFTGDSREVPVLSKLLVAEERGRFDPANPDEVLEHFKALIAKLKMVSSK
- a CDS encoding methyltransferase, whose product is MTLLSLWEIGVLAMVLGVAVSIIRHTLVYGISPMPSSHAVRRELIKHLPPLESGEIFELGSGFGTLAIPLAKHYPHLQVTGFEISPIPWSIAVIRTRLLGIKNLRFERSDFLKADLSPAKLFVSYLYPGGMTKIAECLQSLGPGQRYLLSHTFALPGHEPMANSRASDLYKSPIYLYQLPAPTTCTPSGEA